The genomic interval TAAGATTAAATGATGGATGATCCAGTTACAGTCTAGACAAGCTGTTATATAGCCAAATATAACCTTTGGCCTTTTAGTTTGCCCTTGATCTTTGAGGTAGGGAGATGGTTTTTACATCTGACACACTTTCCCAACAAGATGAACATTTGTggtgaattattttaaaattgcatgatggaTTATGTTACAGACCAGATGGCAAAATTTAATGTTGATCTTTATATTTAACCTTGATCTTGAGATATAGGGAATGGGATTTTACATACAACACATCTCCTTATagttaatatttgtgtttttttttttaattacatgttgAATGATGCGATACAGTCTGAACAAGCTGTAAGCAACAAAATTTGATATTTTACTCTTAGTGTGACCTTCGGCTTTGACATAGGGTTACAGGTTTTACACCTAATGGCTGGCATTTATGGTTACTTACCAAAAAAGTGCATTATGATAACAAAGTTAAAGTCTGGACAAGCGGTTTAtggttaaatttgacctttgacctgtaagTGTGATCTTGGCATTTAATGTAATATGCGGCATCGTCATATCTTATTGATGTTCATTTTTGGTGaggtattttaaaataaagaggCTGGCGTAAAATTAGACATGCTGCTCCTCATTGTTGTGATTTGTggaaattattttaatgaatttagtTACAGTCCGAAAAAGTCCTTGATAAGCACAATTTTAccttttgacctctaagtgtgaccttgaaattttgAAGTCTGGAGAAGGTTTAACACGTGACACATCTCATGATGGTGAACATCAcgaggggtgaaagcgaaacagctctaagtgcatttttaaaaaaatgttcaggaGAAGGTTTAAACTGTATCACAAGAACAGTTCAAACAATGAAggctttaaaatttaaagttatattgaGAATAGTCTGCtataatcacatttttttttaaacatgtttgtattttcacaaattaagaagttatttgaaaaaatgtcacttagacctttttcgcactaaaatttcacattttttttacttaaagttaAGAGCTAAAAAGTTCTAAGTGATTTTAAAACAACGTTTAATGATcaatttacagtatttatttCATATGCAATAATTTCTACATTTTGAAACTAagaatattatacataaaatgcaaaaaatggcACTTAGAGCCTTTTCGcactgaaaaaatatttttttcaacttatttttcaGAGTGAAAAGTTCTAAGTGACATAAAGTGAAATGAAAAGTATTGGAAATTCtcactttattgcatattttttaaatttcatactCTTAACATTCTTAATATgagtattttgaaatatatttagaaatattGTTTCTTAGaaacattttgctttaaacaGATAGCATAAAAATACTGTTCTTATATCATTTAATAGTGTTGAAAAGGTCAAATTGAcaatttatcttattttattctcaatacttttttttgcaattgtttgTAATCAAATGTCCCAAAACActgaatggattttttttatattgtactgttttacaaaaacaataacgagATACACTTTGACGAAAGTATAgtagatgttgtgtgtgtttcCAACAATCAGTAACATGTTAGAAAAAGTGAATTGTACCAACAAACTTGATTGAACCTTAATTTGTTCATTCCTTCTTGAAACACATATTGGAATTCAATGTTGATTTATCCATCATTATGCTATATTCtatcatatttgttatattaattaatactTTGGCAgattttggacttattttgtaGGCAGTCATGTCCATTAAACAACGAACGTTATGGGAAAGTTATTTacaactttatatttttaaagatttacaaTAATAAGTATAAGCATGCTGTTGTTAGTTGTATAATTCATAACACACCTAGTATTTTTAGAAGGGGCATTGCAACTTAGATAGGTAACTGAACTGTTATAAGGCAATAATTagcaaatttacaaaatattgtaatttgCACAAATTGACATCATTCAGTTGTTTGATTACATCTCATCAGAATTGTAACCTGCTGATTTACATCCACTGGAAccgataccaagcaaatcacatcacaccagaatagAAACTGATGATCATCCCTTAGCAGagttaccaaccgaatcacatcacaccaaAATGGTTACCTACTGATTCACAATTACCCAGAtcagttaccaaccgaatcacatcacaccagaatggtaaccTATTGATTCACATTTCAGTtaccaaccaaatcacatcacaccagaattgTTACCTATGGATTCAGTCAGCTCCTTTCACAAACACAGTAAGCAACccaatcacatcacaccagaatggttaccttcTGATTCCTATTTCACCATCTCAGTAACCAACCGAATCtaatcacaccagaatggttacctacgtATTCTCATTTtaccaacacagtaagcaaccaaatcacatcacaccagaatggttacctattGATTCACATCTCACCATCTCAATTACCAACCGAAtaacatcacaccagaatggttacctactgattcacatttcaccaaaacagtaagcaaccaaatcaaatcacaccagaatggttacctaagGATTCACATTTCACAATCTCAGTTACtaaccgaatcacatcacaccagaatgtttacctacggattctcatttcaccaacacagtaagcaaccaaatcacatcacaccagaatagttacctactgattcacaactcaccatctcagttaccaaccgaatcacatcacaccagaatggttacctacggattctcatttcaccaacacagtaagcaaccaaatcacatcacacaaaaatggttacctactgattcacatttcaccatctcagttaccaaccgaatcacatcacaccagaatggttacctacggattctcatttcaccaacacagtaagcaacctTATCAtatcacaccagaatggtaaccTTCAGATTCACATTTCAGCATCTCAGTTACCAACttatcacatcacaccagaatggttacctaaggattcacatttcaccaacacagtaagcaacctTATCACATCTCACCAGAATGGTAACctactgattcacatttcaccatctcagttaccaaccgaatcacatcaaATTTGAATGGTTACCTaaggattcacatttcaccaacacattaagcaaccaaatcacatcacaccagaatggtttaCTAGTGATCCACAATtcaccatctcagttaccaaTAAAATAACATATCACTAGAATGGTAACCAACCACATCACAATTCACCAGCATGGTAATCTTCTAAGTTACATCATAGCAGCAGAGTTATGAGCACAGTTTCCTACAAATTCACATCTTTCCAAAAAAGTTATTAATGGATTGACCAACTTATTCACATCTCACCTCAGTTACAAATTAGTGTTTGTAAATACCACAAAAGCAActaatttacattcatgtttgttactatttatttattgagaaatgttaataaatatgtttcactgTCTATGCATACAACTAACTAGGTTCTCAGTAATTCTGAACACATTTTTCACGAGAGAgcaaaatagaaatatataaaagtatctgACATTTACACAACTTAACATTCTTAACGCAACACACTTTAATGAGTTTATTCTTCTGTTGTAAgctttttcaaattatatatgaatGAAACAGTTACAGACCAGATAAGCTGGGGCTCACAAATGGACCCACGCACATGAATgcaaccacaggtggttagcgtgtggctatgatattaattagtgaaaacatcattttgaatgataaataatcatattataacgaaaaattaacttttctgaaaaaaaaaatttcactatcaaatatatatatatatatttatatatatatttgatagtgaaattttttttttcagaaaagttaatttttcgttataatatgattatttatcattcaaaatgatgtttttactaattaatatcatagccacacgctaaccacctgtgaatgCAACCAATGTTTCTGCTATATTGAGCTTTCCACATTCAGACTTGACACAAATATTGTAACAAAGGCACAAAATGAAAACTTGACTGCTAGAAAGAAAATGCGGTTTTACAAATATCTTatctaaataatttttataaaattgaaataatacgtttaagtatttatattggaagatttaaatttaatagtagaaaaacataaaaacatgtaatgtATTCTTGTCCCTACAGATTTTAGTGCGAATGAGAAAGAACATGTAGGTCAAGAGATTAGTGATATCATGTTGTACCTGGTACGTCTTGCTGAAAAATGTCACGTCAATCTCCCAGAGGCagttatgaaaaaaatacaacagaACAGAAACAAGTATCCAGCCAGTGTTGTGTATGGCAGGAGTGAAAAGTATACAGAATATGCTCACGGTACTAAGATCAGCCACGAGATTGCAGACGAAACAAGGAAACTGGACAATGGCAGTAATTCTTGATATGTGTGACAGTGTCAATTTATcagttgaacattttttttcgttttttaaaaacaacataatgacaattaattgaacattgttatacatatttttgtataggTAAAAATAAGCATATAAACAAAACAGCTTTCATTGTGTACATCAAAAATCATTCTAAAAAATTGTCTGAATATAGGATTTGAtaggatttatttccaaatacatcggggcagaaatgcccatgagtacacaaaagtatacaaacgatgttctacacatatcaaagtcaaggtcataataaaacatgcatattgtcacacaatgttatgaagtacaatatattctctataaaaatacaaatgtaaatacatataaatgtattatttatacaaatttcgGTAATAAAAACTTTAACCACTTGGTAGTTTTACATGCTTCGGTGGGAATTCTTGTTCAGTGTAATTTTGGGCcacaatcaatacatttcaaGTCATAATAAGCTTGTGTCTAGTAATAACGACATCTAAAAAACGCATAGAAATGAACATTCAGCTATGACATGGAATTCAACCACTAGATTCATCAACACTAACAATGCGCATATGAAATCCCTAAAATTGTATGAGGCATTCTATTCAAATATTTCATGCTTTGTTTAAACAATTGCGTGAGGAATATAGTAACTGTCAGTCACTGTGGTGTGATGCAAAGGATGTGAAATGTGATACCTGGAGAAATTCAGGTTTTACAGCGTTCCTAGTTTTTTCGGtaaaaaaaaaatggctgccaggggggggggggcagtttacCTGATATgactaaagagaaaccttgtaaacatggaagtcacattttgtgcctaataattgtaaaacttagtcaagacattggttttattgatatctccgacaagttggaaaattgctCAGATAAGGggcatgtggggtcaaaatctaggtcaccaggtcaaagcttgaaaaaccttgttaacacaaaAGATTCCACATTTGTAACTCAATTATGCATCATGTAGAATATGCATCAAAACCGTATTTCCATTTTTTCTTTGGATATTcttatgttttaaatgaaacagttgtatgtgtgtgtgcgcgcgcatGTTTGTGCGAGTTTATTTGCGTGGGTATCTGGACTATCTTCTGTTGACATTTATAAACCCTTTTTTGATCCGTAACATTCATGTATATTGTGAAGAGACACTTTAGTTTTATGTTCTTTTATGTTCTATCTTCTTGCATAGTCCATTGAGCAACTTTTCCTGCATAAAGTTTACATAGCTTCAAGTGTAAATACGTTGGCATCCTATGCTGTTTTAGAATTTTACTTCTTGTTTTTTAGTAATTAGAGTAGAATATGCATCATATCCTTATTTCCATTTTTTTCTTTGGATATTcttatgttttaaatgaaacagttgtatgtgtgtgtgcgcATGTTTGTGAGGTTTGTTTTTTAGGGCATCTGGACTATCttctgtttacatttataaaccCTTTTTTGATCCGtaacatttgtttatattatgaaGAGACACATTAGTTTTATGTTCTTTTATGTTCTATCTTCTTGCATTGTCCATTGAGCAACTTTTCTTGCACGAAGTTTACATAGCTTTAAGTTTAAATACGTTTGCACCCTATGCTGTTTTAGATTTTTACTTCTTGTTTTTGTAATTAGAGTAGAATATGCATCATATCCTTATTTccactttttagctcacttgagcgaTAGCttggggtgagctattgtgatcactcaccgtccggcgtccgtccgtccgtccgtctgtctgtctgtctgtctgtctgtctgtaaacaatttgtaaacatcttcttctactaaaccattgagccaatttcaactaaatttcatgtggagcatccctcggtcatgggacaaaagaattgtaaaaaaaaatttgatcacataaccaagatggccgccatgaccatatatggtaaaaaccttaaaaaatctttttgtcagaaaccgctcatcagattttcaaaaaatttcacagggatgacctttgaaggctcccctgaaaaagttgttcaaagaaatttgattcgtcaaaaaacatggccgcaggagctcgttgaactttgcatgtttattcgtttttgcctattttgtgaaaactttcaaaaatcttccacattttttgtccgatcctttccaaatttgcacagtgtctttatatcaatgaggacacgaaccctacaaaaatgagcattattggtcaatgaagtacagaattacctccccttgaattgagaaaatggtgtttatgcaattaagtccaaatttttcatccaattctttccaaacttgcacagtgtcttcatatcaatgaaaacttGAGCCCTGTCGAGAATGAGCAACATCGGACCATttagtccagaattatctccttgagatggcagatttagaaataattatagtgaactcttttttccaattaatagtgctattagagtaaaggatttgctggctacaggccaggtttctctgacacgattctcttctgatggctttgctgcagaccacataaacccttaacccagaacagttaattctttctgcaaatgtttgtgactgtggaaatcattgaaataaaaggagaaattgctgaaattagcattttctcctttcatcacaatgcttcctaccctattaaataagtttcttcttattccataataatttaatttgtcgtctgcaacctctttcaatttggaaaagggttaactaccagaaatcaattaatgctgtagttttgttgatgagaaattatttttcctttaaaatgggaggtgattattgcttaggaaattgctctggtagggttgaatcattgtgggaaattgagaaattgttcagtccaaaatatgttgattggtaaagggttaaatggataccatttttaaaatgggaggtgataattgcttaggaaat from Dreissena polymorpha isolate Duluth1 chromosome 1, UMN_Dpol_1.0, whole genome shotgun sequence carries:
- the LOC127839851 gene encoding dCTP pyrophosphatase 1-like, giving the protein MAALSKSFLLQGSSVCFFKSLSYFFSRKIQHDFAQERDWDQYHSPRNLLLALVGEVGELAEIFQWRGEVKEGLPDFSANEKEHVGQEISDIMLYLVRLAEKCHVNLPEAVMKKIQQNRNKYPASVVYGRSEKYTEYAHGTKISHEIADETRKLDNGSNS